A stretch of the Phycodurus eques isolate BA_2022a chromosome 15, UOR_Pequ_1.1, whole genome shotgun sequence genome encodes the following:
- the gnaz gene encoding guanine nucleotide-binding protein G(z) subunit alpha, translating into MGCRQSSEEKEAARRSRRIDRHLRSESQRQRREIKLLLLGTSNSGKSTIVKQMKIIHSGGFNLEACKEYKPLILYNAIDSLTRIIRALTTLKIDFHNPDRAYDAVQLFALTGPAESKGEITPELLGVMKRLWADSGVQECFQRSNEYHLEDNTAYYLNDLDRISAPEYIPTVEDILRSRDMTTGIVENKFTFKELTFKMVDVGGQRSERKKWIHCFEGVTAIIFCVELSGYDLKLYEDNQTSRMAESLRLFDSICNNNWFTNTSLILFLNKKDLLAEKIKRIPLTVCFPDYKGQNTYEEAAVYVQRQFEDLNRNKETKEIYSHFTCATDTSNIQFVFDAVTDVIIQNNLKYIGLC; encoded by the exons ATGGGATGCCGTCAGAGCTCGGAGGAGAAGGAAGCAGCTCGGCGCTCGCGGCGAATCGATCGCCACTTGCGCTCAGAGAGTCAGCGGCAGAGGCGTGAGATCAAGTTATTGCTGCTGGGCACCAGCAACTCTGGCAAAAGTACCATCGTCAAGCAGATGAAGATCATTCACAGCGGCGGCTTTAACCTTGAGGCTTGCAAGGAGTACAAGCCCCTTATCCTATACAATGCCATCGACTCGCTCACACGCATCATCCGTGCTCTGACCACCCTTAAGATTGACTTTCACAATCCTGATCGTGCCTATGATGCCGTGCAGCTCTTTGCCCTCACGGGGCCGGCTGAAAGCAAGGGAGAGATCACTCCAGAGTTGCTGGGGGTCATGAAACGCCTCTGGGCTGACTCGGGAGTCCAAGAGTGCTTTCAGCGATCCAATGAGTATCACTTAGAGGACAACACTGCTTACTACCTAAATGACCTGGACCGCATTTCTGCGCCCGAGTACATCCCTACAGTGGAGGACATCCTGCGATCCCGAGACATGACCACTGGCATTGTAGAAAACAAGTTCACCTTCAAGGAGCTCACCTTCAAGATGGTAGATGTAGGTGGACAGCGATCTGAGAGAAAGAAGTGGATCCACTGTTTTGAGGGCGTGACGGCAATCATTTTCTGTGTTGAACTGAGTGGCTATGACCTTAAACTCTACGAGGACAACCAGACG AGCCGAATGGCTGAGAGCTTGCGCCTCTTTGACTCGATCTGCAACAACAACTGGTTCACCAACACTTCACTCATCCTCTTCCTTAACAAGAAGGACCTTTTGGCTGAGAAGATCAAACGCATTCCTCTGACAGTGTGCTTCCCTGACTACAAGGGCCAGAACACCTATGAGGAAGCGGCCGTCTATGTGCAGCGACAGTTCGAGGACCTCAACCGTAACAAAGAAACCAAGGAGATTTACTCACACTTCACCTGTGCTACCGACACCAGCAACATCCAGTTTGTGTTCGACGCCGTCACGGACGTGATCATCCAGAACAATCTCAAGTATATTGGGTTGTGCTAG